Proteins encoded in a region of the Methanobrevibacter millerae genome:
- the dusB gene encoding tRNA dihydrouridine synthase DusB, whose protein sequence is MKWKIGNVEIENQIVLAPMAGICDSAYRRIVKSMGCGLIETEMVSTRAVMHLNRKTREMLHMTDYERPIAQQIFGSDSESFKIAAEYIYKNMSPEIIDINMGCPVTKVAVKSGAGSALLKSPDKVEDIIKSVVDTVPIPVTAKIRSGWDENNALEIAKIIEDAGASAITVHPRTRHQRYDIPADWSIIKDIKEELSIPVIGNGDIRTCYDAKAMLDFTGCDAVMIGRGILGNPWIVKQCIDYIDEGIEPQRVSSKEKLDMFKRHSQMIIEDYEDKVLMHKLRTNAAYYMKNLHGSQEIKKKIFQTSTKEELFELLENYVKGLKY, encoded by the coding sequence ATGAAATGGAAAATAGGCAATGTGGAAATAGAAAATCAGATTGTTTTAGCCCCGATGGCAGGAATCTGTGATTCAGCATATAGAAGAATCGTCAAGTCAATGGGCTGCGGACTGATAGAAACTGAAATGGTTTCAACAAGAGCAGTGATGCATTTAAACAGAAAGACCCGCGAAATGCTTCATATGACCGATTACGAAAGGCCTATTGCCCAGCAGATATTCGGATCAGATTCCGAATCATTCAAAATCGCCGCCGAATACATTTACAAAAACATGTCTCCTGAAATCATCGACATCAATATGGGATGTCCGGTTACGAAAGTGGCAGTAAAATCAGGAGCTGGAAGCGCACTGCTTAAAAGTCCTGATAAAGTGGAAGACATAATAAAAAGCGTTGTAGATACAGTCCCCATCCCAGTTACAGCAAAAATAAGAAGCGGATGGGATGAAAACAACGCACTTGAAATTGCAAAAATCATTGAAGATGCAGGGGCATCCGCCATAACCGTTCATCCACGTACAAGACATCAGAGATATGACATTCCAGCAGACTGGTCAATAATAAAAGACATAAAAGAGGAATTGTCAATTCCAGTCATTGGAAACGGAGATATCAGAACATGCTACGATGCAAAGGCCATGCTTGATTTTACAGGCTGTGATGCAGTAATGATAGGAAGAGGCATTTTGGGAAATCCATGGATTGTAAAACAGTGCATAGATTATATCGATGAAGGAATAGAACCTCAAAGAGTATCATCAAAAGAAAAGCTGGACATGTTTAAAAGGCATTCACAGATGATTATTGAAGATTACGAAGATAAGGTCCTGATGCACAAACTTAGGACAAATGCCGCATATTATATGAAAAATCTCCATGGAAGCCAGGAAATCAAAAAGAAGATATTTCAAACAAGCACAAAAGAAGAACTCTTTGAACTGCTTGAAAATTACGTGAAAGGGCTGAAATATTAA
- a CDS encoding Ig-like domain-containing protein, translating into MNNKIFIILFFLFALISVSAVSAADADGNNDTIVSSANAEILSAANDVNAIDDLNKDYSDSDDKALANDAKSLAFGKNNEIIGATYEEANGDSASPVLGAGEYDVNIECWTASYDEFRTEFEAHIQGPDQPVGRLQLDVDGKQVASVDIDRPGQLFSCDPVNAGTHTWSANFQPNGGGDTSSGSGSFTINKADSSINIINPSIEIDVGASANLNLYVDMYPYSASPSFSSSDDNVAKVENGQITGVGVGTATITVSFAGNTNYNAAENKTITVTVNEDKIRANWTYISMAGKEVSITGVIPVPWNYYPECYVKYANGTALPVGTKITISCQGEQNYTINAVTQEDGLFNVNLSNVKLGEYKTTFSAENYTDAKATVYVVKALTEINVTDTNVSLKVNKNVPASATLTPADAGNLTYTSSNSSIAIVENGKIKGIKEGKANITVSFAENEMYFAAKNKTIEVTVTLNDASVAAEDITLDIGANATIAATTTPEGLKVDYTPDNSGVVTVEDGVVTGVKVGTAKVTLTVGGDEVYAENSTTITVTVKKIDTTILAEESLELTIGSNDTVLVVIEPISANLNATFASSNPSIVTVDDDGNVKAVGVGNATITVSYAGDDKYNAAENKTITVTVNEDKIRANWTYISMAGKEVSITGVIPVPWNYYPECYVKYANGTALPVGTKITISCQGEQNYTINAVTQEDGLFNVNLSNVKLGAYQTTFSAENYTDAKATVYVVKALTEINVTNTNVSLKVNENVPASATLTPADAGNLTYTSSNSSIAIVENGKIKGIKEGKANITVSFAENEMYFAAKNKTIEVTVTLNDASVAAEDITLDIGANVTIAATTTPEGLEVDYTPDNSGVVTVEDGVVTGVKVGTAKVTLTVGGDGVYAENSTTITVTVKKIDTNITVDEESLDLRVGDDSSVTATLTPADAGNVTFTSSNPSVVTVDKNGNVKAVGVGNATITVSYAGDDKYNAAENVTVAVTVKDPKQNTTMDIVTGEVVEDENSTITVNLPEDATGNVTAVVEGEEYTAPVVNGTANISVPGLRPGNYSVPVTYSGDDKYNPATEKITYNVEEVDKSDIISAPDVTKYFNGPERFVVNITDYKGNPVANRSVSIVINGKEYNKTTDTNGTASIALGLNSGVYNATVTVGNETLNPVVTVLSTVNGTDVVKVYRNDTQYYATFRDSEGNYLKDGTAVRFNINGVMYDRKISGSEGLAKLNINLNQGNYVITATNLETGENAANNITIISRLVENSDITKYYRNATQYTVKVIGDDGNPVGAGETVTFNINGVFYNRTTNASGIAKLNINLPPGDYIITAEYKNCKVSNNIKVLPVLSAKDLNKKYGTPDQFVATLLDGQGKALAGETVQFNVNGVLYNRVTDSDGHAKLNIRLMAGQYIITSSYNGASIANNIVITA; encoded by the coding sequence ATGAACAATAAAATATTTATTATACTATTTTTCCTGTTTGCATTAATATCTGTGTCTGCTGTTTCGGCGGCGGATGCGGATGGAAACAATGATACGATTGTTTCATCAGCTAATGCGGAGATACTTTCCGCTGCAAATGATGTTAATGCAATAGACGATTTGAATAAAGATTATTCCGACAGTGATGATAAGGCACTTGCAAATGATGCCAAATCACTTGCTTTCGGTAAAAACAATGAAATTATTGGTGCGACATATGAGGAAGCTAACGGGGACTCAGCATCTCCAGTACTTGGTGCAGGCGAGTATGATGTTAATATAGAATGTTGGACTGCGTCATATGATGAATTTAGAACTGAATTTGAGGCTCATATTCAGGGACCGGATCAACCTGTTGGTCGTCTCCAGTTAGATGTCGATGGTAAGCAGGTGGCTTCCGTTGATATTGATAGACCTGGTCAGTTGTTCTCATGTGATCCTGTGAATGCCGGTACCCATACTTGGTCTGCCAACTTCCAGCCTAATGGTGGTGGTGACACAAGTAGCGGAAGCGGATCGTTTACAATAAATAAGGCCGATTCCTCTATTAATATTATAAATCCTTCAATTGAAATCGACGTTGGTGCCAGTGCAAATTTAAATTTATATGTTGATATGTACCCTTATTCAGCTAGTCCAAGTTTTTCTTCAAGTGATGATAATGTTGCTAAAGTTGAAAACGGCCAAATTACAGGTGTTGGTGTAGGTACTGCAACAATTACAGTTTCATTTGCAGGAAATACAAATTATAATGCTGCTGAAAACAAGACTATCACTGTTACTGTAAACGAAGACAAGATACGTGCGAATTGGACTTATATTAGTATGGCCGGCAAGGAAGTAAGTATTACTGGCGTTATACCTGTTCCATGGAACTATTATCCTGAATGTTATGTGAAATATGCTAATGGCACTGCTTTGCCTGTCGGTACAAAAATTACAATTTCATGTCAGGGTGAACAAAATTATACTATCAACGCTGTTACTCAGGAAGATGGTTTATTCAATGTTAATTTAAGTAATGTTAAACTTGGAGAATATAAGACTACTTTCTCTGCTGAAAATTATACTGATGCAAAAGCTACAGTATATGTAGTTAAAGCATTAACTGAAATTAATGTTACCGATACTAATGTTTCTTTAAAAGTTAATAAGAATGTTCCTGCAAGCGCTACTTTAACTCCTGCTGATGCAGGTAACTTGACATACACTTCAAGCAATTCCAGCATTGCAATTGTTGAAAATGGTAAAATTAAGGGTATTAAGGAAGGTAAAGCTAACATTACTGTCAGCTTCGCTGAAAATGAAATGTATTTTGCTGCTAAAAATAAGACAATTGAGGTTACTGTAACTTTAAATGATGCTAGTGTTGCCGCTGAGGATATTACTTTGGATATTGGTGCTAATGCCACTATTGCTGCTACTACAACTCCTGAAGGTTTGAAAGTTGATTACACTCCGGATAACTCTGGTGTTGTGACTGTTGAAGATGGTGTTGTCACTGGTGTTAAAGTGGGTACTGCTAAAGTCACATTAACTGTCGGTGGAGATGAAGTATATGCTGAAAACTCAACCACCATTACCGTAACAGTTAAAAAGATTGATACTACTATTCTTGCTGAGGAATCTTTAGAGTTGACCATTGGTTCTAATGATACTGTTCTTGTTGTTATTGAACCTATTAGTGCTAATTTAAATGCTACTTTTGCTTCCAGCAATCCTTCTATTGTGACTGTTGACGATGATGGTAATGTTAAGGCTGTTGGCGTAGGTAATGCTACAATCACTGTCAGTTATGCCGGTGATGATAAGTATAATGCTGCTGAAAACAAGACTATCACTGTTACTGTAAACGAAGACAAGATACGTGCGAATTGGACTTATATTAGTATGGCCGGCAAGGAAGTAAGTATTACTGGCGTTATACCTGTTCCATGGAACTATTATCCTGAATGTTATGTGAAATATGCTAATGGCACTGCTTTGCCTGTCGGTACAAAAATTACAATTTCATGTCAGGGTGAACAAAATTATACTATCAACGCTGTTACTCAGGAAGATGGTTTATTCAATGTTAATTTAAGTAATGTTAAACTTGGAGCATATCAGACTACTTTCTCTGCTGAAAATTATACTGATGCAAAAGCTACAGTATATGTAGTTAAAGCATTAACTGAAATTAATGTTACCAATACTAATGTTTCTTTAAAAGTTAATGAGAATGTTCCTGCAAGCGCTACTTTAACTCCTGCTGATGCAGGTAACTTGACATACACTTCAAGCAATTCCAGTATTGCAATTGTTGAAAATGGTAAAATTAAGGGTATTAAGGAAGGTAAAGCTAACATTACTGTCAGCTTCGCTGAAAATGAAATGTATTTTGCTGCTAAAAATAAGACAATTGAGGTTACTGTAACTTTAAATGATGCTAGTGTTGCCGCTGAGGATATTACTTTGGATATTGGTGCTAATGTCACTATTGCTGCTACTACAACTCCTGAAGGTTTGGAAGTTGATTACACCCCAGATAACTCTGGTGTTGTGACTGTTGAAGATGGTGTTGTCACTGGTGTTAAAGTGGGTACTGCTAAAGTCACATTAACTGTCGGTGGAGATGGAGTATATGCTGAAAACTCAACCACCATTACCGTAACAGTTAAAAAGATTGATACTAATATTACTGTTGATGAAGAGTCTTTGGACTTGAGAGTTGGTGATGATTCTAGTGTTACTGCTACTTTGACTCCTGCTGATGCTGGTAATGTTACTTTCACTTCCAGTAATCCTTCTGTTGTGACTGTTGATAAGAATGGTAATGTTAAGGCTGTTGGCGTAGGTAATGCTACAATTACTGTCAGTTATGCCGGTGATGATAAGTATAATGCTGCTGAAAACGTTACTGTTGCTGTGACTGTTAAAGACCCTAAGCAAAATACTACAATGGATATTGTTACTGGTGAAGTTGTTGAGGATGAAAACTCTACAATCACTGTAAACTTGCCTGAAGATGCTACTGGTAATGTTACTGCTGTTGTTGAAGGCGAAGAGTACACTGCTCCTGTTGTTAACGGTACTGCAAATATTTCGGTTCCTGGCTTAAGGCCTGGAAACTATTCTGTTCCTGTAACATACTCCGGTGACGACAAGTACAACCCTGCTACAGAAAAAATTACATACAATGTTGAAGAGGTTGACAAATCAGATATCATTTCAGCTCCTGATGTTACCAAATACTTCAATGGGCCTGAAAGATTTGTTGTAAACATTACTGATTATAAAGGCAATCCTGTTGCTAACAGATCTGTCAGCATTGTAATCAACGGTAAAGAATATAACAAAACTACTGATACAAATGGTACTGCAAGCATTGCTTTAGGATTAAACAGTGGTGTTTATAATGCTACTGTAACTGTTGGAAATGAAACCTTAAATCCAGTAGTTACTGTATTGTCTACCGTTAACGGTACTGATGTTGTAAAAGTCTACAGAAATGATACACAGTACTACGCTACTTTCCGTGACAGCGAAGGTAACTACCTCAAAGACGGAACTGCTGTTAGATTCAACATCAATGGTGTAATGTATGACCGTAAAATCTCAGGTAGTGAAGGTTTAGCTAAATTGAACATTAACCTTAATCAGGGTAATTATGTGATTACAGCAACCAACCTTGAAACCGGTGAAAACGCTGCAAACAACATTACAATCATTTCCAGACTCGTAGAAAACAGTGACATTACCAAATACTACAGAAACGCAACACAATACACTGTTAAAGTGATTGGTGATGACGGTAATCCTGTTGGTGCCGGTGAAACCGTAACATTCAACATTAACGGAGTATTCTATAACCGTACTACCAATGCATCAGGCATTGCTAAGTTAAACATTAATTTGCCGCCTGGAGATTACATAATCACTGCAGAATATAAAAACTGTAAGGTATCCAACAATATTAAGGTATTGCCTGTTTTATCTGCTAAGGACTTGAATAAAAAGTACGGCACTCCGGATCAGTTTGTTGCAACACTCCTTGACGGTCAGGGAAAAGCTCTGGCTGGTGAAACTGTTCAGTTTAATGTAAACGGTGTTTTATATAACAGAGTAACTGACAGTGACGGTCATGCTAAGCTTAACATCAGATTGATGGCTGGACAATACATTATAACTTCAAGTTATAATGGTGCAAGCATAGCAAACAATATAGTTATAACTGCATAG
- a CDS encoding sodium-dependent transporter, translating to MSNENKSVWNSNITFILAMIGSAVGLGNIWRFPNVLYSNGGGSFMIPYIVSLFLLGISFVLVEYAVGYKFKTSLSKILYSVYNKLEPVAWFVLTIVFLITTYYICVVGWDLIYVVLSFTKAWGSNPDLFFSQSVLQATDSIDGITTIVPAVLASIVAIWFVTWAILRTNLNDGIGKVSKVLLPLLCIIVVIIVIFSLTLPGASIGYTQIFTPDWNALLNPNVWLAAFGQIVFSLSLGMAIALTYASYLPEGSKLTDNAIVVAFSNSGFEVFNSIGIFSILGFMAMTSGIPFNELVTEGTGLAFVVFPQVFNVMGPSANIIGPLFFLCIFFAGITSIIALLEGVCYSISEKFNFSRKKSATIVCIVGVCVSSIFATGAGSLILGVFDAFLNNFALLFAVLLECIIFGWIYDFDKLIATLNENSKIKVGKTWKTVIKFILPICILFLWIQGILSSLADEDPVSITIKAILLIVLIALPIIFTKLPAKNEDFYKEVQH from the coding sequence ATGTCGAATGAAAATAAAAGTGTGTGGAACAGTAATATAACATTTATTTTAGCAATGATAGGTTCTGCTGTTGGACTTGGTAACATCTGGAGATTCCCAAATGTATTGTACTCCAATGGTGGAGGATCATTTATGATACCCTACATCGTATCATTATTCCTTTTAGGAATCTCATTTGTTTTAGTAGAATATGCAGTTGGATATAAATTCAAGACATCACTATCAAAGATATTATACTCAGTGTATAATAAACTTGAGCCTGTAGCATGGTTTGTTTTGACAATCGTGTTTTTAATTACAACGTATTACATCTGTGTAGTCGGATGGGATTTGATATATGTTGTCTTAAGCTTTACAAAAGCATGGGGATCAAATCCTGATTTATTCTTTTCACAGTCCGTATTGCAGGCAACAGATTCAATAGATGGAATAACAACTATAGTGCCTGCAGTATTAGCATCAATCGTGGCCATTTGGTTTGTTACATGGGCAATATTGAGAACTAACTTAAACGACGGAATAGGAAAAGTAAGCAAGGTTTTACTTCCGCTACTTTGTATAATCGTAGTGATTATTGTAATATTTTCCTTAACATTGCCTGGTGCATCAATAGGATATACCCAAATATTCACTCCTGATTGGAATGCATTATTAAATCCGAATGTTTGGCTTGCCGCATTCGGTCAAATCGTATTTTCCTTAAGTCTAGGTATGGCAATTGCACTTACATATGCAAGTTACCTGCCTGAAGGATCCAAATTAACAGACAATGCAATAGTCGTAGCATTTTCAAACTCAGGATTTGAAGTTTTTAACTCAATAGGAATCTTTTCCATTTTAGGATTCATGGCAATGACTAGCGGAATACCATTCAATGAATTGGTAACTGAAGGAACAGGCCTGGCATTTGTTGTATTCCCGCAGGTATTCAATGTGATGGGACCGAGTGCAAACATCATAGGACCTCTATTCTTCCTGTGCATATTCTTTGCAGGAATTACTTCAATCATTGCACTTTTAGAGGGAGTATGTTATTCAATTTCAGAAAAATTCAATTTTTCACGTAAAAAATCAGCAACTATTGTATGTATTGTTGGAGTATGTGTCTCATCAATATTTGCAACAGGGGCTGGAAGCTTAATTCTTGGAGTATTTGATGCATTCTTAAATAACTTTGCATTATTATTTGCAGTGCTTCTTGAATGTATAATATTCGGATGGATATACGATTTTGATAAATTGATAGCTACTTTAAATGAAAATTCAAAAATAAAAGTAGGAAAAACTTGGAAAACTGTTATTAAATTCATATTACCAATATGTATTTTATTCCTTTGGATTCAAGGAATCCTCTCATCACTTGCAGATGAAGATCCTGTAAGCATTACCATAAAAGCAATATTACTTATTGTATTGATTGCACTTCCAATAATATTTACAAAGCTGCCTGCGAAAAATGAAGATTTCTACAAAGAAGTCCAACACTAA
- a CDS encoding DUF1002 domain-containing protein, producing the protein MRKSLIGIILLSIVIVGIALPIGFSAQSNTKVITYGETTYNNANYKSTVDNFFNQQAKVDVKNIDSKTITAADVNKISSTITGKTYGSDQIFSCALVDLSEQGNIKVTVDKSKITTITADMYISALKSAGVTHGHAYVTSPVSATGESALAGIMNSYEAATNVQIPDTVKKAANEEIYTESEIVQKDNVSAENLTKLVDNVKETVQQNNITDHSTIVNIIYNYTVNNNINMSNSSIENLATSIGGVQAVQGDVANYTNQVTEIVGNNSGGFSLDGIFSRLGL; encoded by the coding sequence ATGCGCAAATCTTTGATTGGTATAATACTCTTATCAATTGTTATTGTTGGTATCGCTTTGCCTATTGGGTTTTCAGCTCAATCAAATACCAAAGTGATTACCTATGGTGAAACGACTTATAATAATGCAAACTATAAGTCTACTGTGGATAACTTCTTTAATCAACAGGCAAAAGTTGATGTGAAAAATATTGACTCCAAAACTATTACAGCAGCTGATGTGAATAAAATCTCAAGTACCATAACAGGAAAAACCTATGGTTCAGATCAAATATTCTCATGTGCATTAGTTGACTTAAGCGAACAAGGAAATATTAAAGTAACTGTGGATAAATCAAAAATCACCACTATTACTGCGGATATGTACATCTCAGCACTAAAATCTGCTGGAGTTACTCATGGACATGCATATGTAACCAGTCCAGTATCTGCAACCGGTGAATCCGCACTTGCCGGCATTATGAATTCATACGAAGCAGCAACCAATGTTCAAATACCTGATACTGTAAAAAAAGCTGCTAACGAAGAAATTTACACAGAATCAGAAATCGTACAAAAAGATAATGTAAGTGCAGAAAACTTAACAAAATTAGTGGACAACGTTAAAGAAACTGTACAACAAAATAATATCACAGACCACTCCACTATTGTAAACATTATTTACAACTATACAGTAAATAACAACATCAATATGTCAAACAGCAGTATTGAAAACCTTGCTACAAGTATCGGTGGAGTTCAGGCTGTACAGGGAGATGTTGCAAACTACACAAATCAAGTGACTGAAATTGTAGGAAACAATTCAGGCGGCTTCTCTTTAGATGGAATATTTAGCAGATTAGGATTATAA
- a CDS encoding reverse transcriptase domain-containing protein has translation MICAIKDILILLDKCILEPIVSKGTRWVLRRGKESNLLVLSDKACFDTISHEFILKKLDGFPYVDVIEKILKAGYNDEGNFFPTEQGTPQGGLLSPLLANIALTGLEDYLNISYKKSFRKDGYEIITTHGNYRSVRYADDFLIFAQTKEEIEEVYNILEPYLEERGLILAEDKTDTTTIYEGFDFLGFNIRSEDGNKCIIKPSKDSLKEARAIINEVFGHMKGHNVGELISVLNPVIDGIAEYWKPLCSTDAFHAIDHHIWTRTWIFLNHLHSGKSKEWIVSKYFPKPEKNAKHNDRWILTDPKSGEQLHKMRQVNIERHTMVKGNYSPLDRSKFEYFKKRFNSNKNYFR, from the coding sequence TTGATATGCGCGATAAAAGATATTCTTATTTTACTGGATAAATGCATACTTGAGCCCATTGTATCGAAAGGTACACGATGGGTTCTTAGGAGAGGCAAGGAGAGTAATCTCCTTGTTTTATCCGACAAGGCTTGCTTCGATACGATAAGTCATGAGTTTATACTCAAGAAACTTGATGGATTTCCTTATGTTGACGTGATAGAGAAAATTCTTAAGGCAGGATATAATGACGAAGGAAATTTCTTTCCCACAGAGCAAGGGACTCCTCAAGGAGGCTTATTATCTCCACTATTGGCCAATATTGCATTAACTGGACTTGAAGACTATCTTAACATCTCATATAAGAAATCGTTTCGCAAAGATGGATATGAAATTATTACAACTCATGGAAATTATCGTTCTGTGAGATACGCTGATGATTTTCTTATCTTTGCCCAAACCAAGGAAGAAATCGAAGAAGTTTACAATATCTTAGAACCATATTTAGAAGAAAGAGGGTTAATCCTAGCAGAGGATAAAACCGACACTACTACAATATACGAAGGATTCGATTTCCTTGGATTTAATATTAGAAGTGAAGATGGGAATAAATGTATTATTAAACCATCCAAAGACAGTCTAAAAGAGGCGAGAGCCATTATCAATGAGGTCTTCGGTCATATGAAAGGGCATAATGTAGGTGAATTAATATCCGTGTTAAATCCCGTTATTGATGGGATTGCAGAATATTGGAAACCATTATGTTCTACGGATGCATTTCATGCCATAGACCATCATATATGGACTAGGACATGGATTTTCTTAAATCATCTCCACTCTGGTAAGAGTAAAGAGTGGATAGTTTCCAAATATTTTCCAAAACCGGAAAAGAATGCTAAACATAATGACCGATGGATTTTAACAGACCCAAAATCTGGAGAACAATTACACAAAATGCGTCAGGTCAATATTGAAAGGCACACGATGGTTAAAGGTAATTATTCCCCACTAGATAGAAGTAAATTTGAATATTTTAAGAAAAGATTCAATTCTAATAAGAATTACTTCAGATAA